Proteins encoded in a region of the Schaalia hyovaginalis genome:
- a CDS encoding 4'-phosphopantetheinyl transferase superfamily protein produces MRDPRPDRAVLAQGSGVDLVGVADFAQRVGAPGSAFPRVFTDAEWASCLGLDEGWSVERVNAGGPALGPRAGESLAARWAAKEAAVKAWSAILIGQAPPIHPEELDWSEIEVVHDLWRRPLLRFRGRVGARLDELAESLDAELDWSLSLSHDSGFALALVHVLAFGARPDTPGPQ; encoded by the coding sequence ATGAGGGACCCCCGCCCGGACAGGGCCGTCCTCGCCCAGGGCTCGGGCGTCGACCTCGTCGGGGTCGCCGACTTCGCGCAGCGGGTCGGCGCTCCCGGCTCGGCCTTCCCCCGCGTCTTCACCGACGCCGAGTGGGCGTCCTGCCTCGGCCTCGACGAGGGGTGGAGCGTCGAGCGCGTGAATGCCGGGGGCCCCGCCCTCGGCCCCCGAGCCGGGGAGTCCCTCGCCGCCCGCTGGGCCGCGAAGGAGGCCGCCGTCAAGGCCTGGTCCGCGATCCTGATCGGTCAGGCCCCGCCGATCCACCCCGAGGAGCTCGACTGGTCCGAGATCGAGGTCGTCCACGACCTGTGGCGCCGGCCCCTCCTCCGATTCCGCGGGCGCGTGGGGGCCCGGCTCGATGAGCTCGCCGAATCGCTCGACGCCGAGCTCGACTGGTCGCTCTCCCTCTCGCACGACTCCGGGTTCGCGCTCGCCCTCGTCCACGTCCTCGCATTCGGGGCCCGCCCCGACACCCCCGGCCCCCAGTGA